A genomic segment from uncultured Alistipes sp. encodes:
- the rpmF gene encoding 50S ribosomal protein L32 — translation MAHPKHKISSTRRDKRRTHYKAVVPTVVTCSNCGASVLYHRVCPECGFYRGKLAIEKKAAE, via the coding sequence ATGGCACATCCTAAACACAAAATCTCGTCGACGCGACGCGACAAGCGCAGAACTCACTACAAGGCTGTCGTTCCTACGGTCGTAACCTGCTCGAACTGCGGGGCTTCGGTTCTTTACCACCGAGTATGCCCGGAGTGCGGTTTCTATCGTGGCAAGCTCGCCATCGAGAAGAAGGCAGCCGAATAA